The Acinonyx jubatus isolate Ajub_Pintada_27869175 chromosome F2, VMU_Ajub_asm_v1.0, whole genome shotgun sequence DNA window AGGGCTCCTCCAGGTACAACCTGCCCCAGGTCAGCCGTTGGGTATATTCCCCACCAATATGGGAGACAGGTTAAAAGAAAACTATTCCAAATTCCTTCCTGTAGCATACTACAAATCTAGAATGGGGATCGCAGGGAATTTGAATGACGAAAAGATGAGGTAGCCACTTTGATGTTGCAGAGGAAATCTTGCTTTTGCTTGGATGATTTGAAATCTTGAACAAACATACAAAGATACCATGACACGTTAGATTGATATGGGGTCAGTGTTTTATAGATCAAAGTGTGCAACTGCTGACATTTTCATAAGGTTCGGCGTAGTGAAGAATCTGTGGAAATAGGtggaaatcaaattttatttttgtctttaagaaTCTCAAAGCCAGAAGAATCTTTAGATGAAAAGAAgtccaactttattattttaaagactatGTTTGTAGGATGAGGTATGACTGAAAGTAATTGCAAACCCCCAAATATAAATgggataaatgagataaaatctAATTGTACATTCCTGTTCAGGAGTGCCTGCAGCATTAAGAGACACAGCCCCTTCTAGTTTGCCCTTCCACTCTGAGTGGCCCCAAGCTTCCAGGGAACCTCATGGTATAAGATGGCGGCTAAAGCTCCAGACATTAAATACATAGGGATTGGTCAGAGAAAGGCTTACATAGAAGGCAGAGGCCAGATGTTGGAGACCTGTGGAAACTGTACTATTTGGGTGTGGACATGGTCTTCTTATAGGACCTGAGAAGTCACGGAGCAGAAGGAAGACACAGTTGGATCAGTGCAAATCCTCCTGGCAGCCGTGTGGATGGCTTTGAGAAGCTCGCGATGGAAGACAGCAGGCTAATGCAGGGGCTGGTTGGGACAGCCAATGGATGGGAGAGCCAATGGATGAGGCAGGAGGTGCACAGCAAGGAAGGGGGCGCAGCCTGCACTTTCTGAAAAGGCctatgaagagaaaggaaagagcgATCCAGTAAGGAAGAGATGATGTGGGTCAACGGGACTGGCTTCCTTCCGGCTGTGAGCAAGTGGGCACGAGACCATGGGCAGCCTGTTCTGTGGGGTGTCTACAAAAGAAGCAGACTTCCAAGGAGAAAAGGCTCTGTGTACCGATCGACGGGTTGTGTAAGATGAATGTTCACAGTCAAGAAGCAATTTGTTGAGGACGGGTCAGAGGGGTTAGAGACCTAGGCTAAGAAAGAGAGTGTGATGGGGGTAAGATTGTTTAGACATAGGCAATTCTGGGAGCTTCCTTCTCTCCCGGAGTGATCAAGAGCAACAGAGGTAGAGAATGTGGTCTCAAATATTTGGACTGGTTCCGGTCATTTTGTGGTCGGCACTGGCTCACAGGGCCAGGCAGTGCCGGGTGTGGTCTGGGAGAATAAGCGTGGCCCTTTTCTGCATGGGAGGTGTGTGACAGCTGCAGGGGGCCGTGATTTGTTCCAGGATGGTACCTGGCACTCTAGGATCCCCTGGGAAGGAGTATCTACTGTCCCTGTTGTGCTTTTGTAAATAGCACAGCCACCATGACCTAGCTCTGGGCACCCACGACCCAGCACTCAGTAAGGAGCATGGCAGGTCCCTTGGGATTTCTTGGTCGGCTCTACCGGGTGTAGAGAAACAGCTTCCTTATTCAACCTGATGACATTATTGCTGTTGCAATTACTTATCATGTGCCACATCTAATTTACAATGTCATAGAAGAAGATAAGAATCCTATCCTTAGTAAACCTTAGGCATTTGCATTACCCACAAGTCACTTgactgtgtgtttttaaaaaatgctagctAGAAATGTGTTAACACCAGTGAATACAAATGTATTTTGGGAGAAGTTTTCTTTACTACGTAgccctctttaaaggccctgctATCCCTTCAAAGGGGCTCTTCTTGATGGGGTGTTGCGGGGAAACTCAGGGTTCATCCCCCACTCAGGCAAATTCTCACACCCCCTCCCTTAATACAGACAACATAACATGGACTGTGTGGCCAAACTGCAGAGATATAGACAGAAAGATGATAGATCTAGAAATCCAGAGACAAAAATAGACATGAatataggaagagagagagattacgtcatttacagtctagtggggaggagagatcagagaaagaaagtaatCACTCACTGTAGCAAGTGCTAGAAAGAAAATGGTCCCGAGGCAGAGAATGGTCCTGGGGTAGAGAGGGATTCACTTTACACAGTGAAGTCAAAAGCTCTTTGAAGGGAGTTGCCTTTGGAGATGGGTGAGGAATGTGCAGAAATCCTGGGGCAGAGAGCTGGGTGGTTGGAGGTATTGAAGGCAGCTGGTCACAGATCATAGCAGTAAAGACAAAGTGGCAGGAGACAGTAGTGGAGATTCAACCACCCAAACAGTTCGTTAAAGTCACCTCTGAATTTCTCATCATTCTCTCTACATAATGAAACGggtaaaattgaatttaaattatgTAGATAACTgacctttatatttttcttacattaagGTAATTTCATAATAGATTTGTAATTTATTTGGAAATCAATTCTATGATGTCATTTCCTGAACAGCTTCCAAAAGCCTTCATCATAAAAGGTCCACGTGAAGTAAAAGGCTTTCATCAATTCAAGGTTCAGGTTATTTATCATGGCAAAGTTCCAATTAATTGTGAGTCAAAGGGAAGACTGTTTTGCAcacaaaattaaaggaaacatttacaGCATTGATAGTCACTgtaatgtacttttttatttacaaaagcatccATCTCAAAGTCGAATTTTGGAAAGTTCTGTGATCTGGTCATGTGCGGACAAATGTGTGCACAGATTAAAtgcagttttttttattattctattatcgATCGACTTGATATGAAGTAACCGTTCAGGTTTAATTGCCTTACTCTGAAAAAGGCCATGAGGGGGAAAGTGATCCTGTGTCTACTCAACACAAGCAACTAAAAACTACAAATAGGAATTTCAATTTGCTTTGACATGTGATTAACTGAGTCTTATCAGGCCTACAGCTTGTCCCTAAAGTCTAAAAAGATTACATTCAAAAACGTCACAAGAACGTAATGAACGCACCGAAGATTTCCAATATGCTGACAAAACACTCTCCTAACAAATACCCTGCCCACTGTCTTAGAGAAGTTTCACATAATAATGCCGTGGGAAATTTTTCACTAAAAGAACAGCATGGATGAAAAGAACTTGGGGAGGGGGACATACGGGAGAAGAGTGCCTCACAAAGGTTTCTTCGCAGGTTAAAAACTTTTTGCCTGGCAGAACAGATTGGGCTCTTTTAATCTCAACCTCCTGTGGTATTGTCCTTACACCAGACTTTCGGCCTTAAGGGAAGATGGTCCTAAGCCTGAAGCTTGTGAAGAAAGAAGTGATCAGCTCAACCGTAGATGCTCACCAACAAGCTCTCAGTGTATGATGTCTGCAGAAACACATCTGGACATGCCCATCAACGTTCTCCCCACTGATGGAGGCCCGCTCCCAAGATGGGCCAGCAGGGAGTCTGATCAGAACACCTCATAGGTAGTTTTTAATAGACCTACCAACACAACACAGGTGGGGCCCACGGATTCCCTTCATCCCTACTGACCcttgtcttttaaaatgaatactgCAATGATCTCtgtaaatgaaatatttgctaCAATTCTGTCATCTAACAAAAGCCACAAGTGTTTCACAGGTAAGTGTAATTAGAATATGTCCAGTCCTCTCCATTTGTTCTCTACAATCTGATCAGAAGCATcacagctgggggcacctgggcggctcagtcggtcaagcgaccacctcttgatttcagctcaggtcatgagctcacagttcatggaatcaagccctgcgtcaggctctgtgctgacagagcagaacctgcttgggattctctctctccctctctctgcccttcccctgttccaaaataaataaacttaaaaaaaaaaagtgtcacagCTGCTAGACAAGAGGACATATAGGAATGCTATTTAACCACAGAACTGTTGCAAACTCACAATTACTATCATTTCATATTGGTTAACTGTTCTCAGAGAACTTGCTTTAAGATAACCCAGTCCCTGCCTTCACCAAGCACCCTTGACTCTGGTTTTAAACAGCCTCCAGGTTCTTCATTtgataaacaaatgaaacaagGAGAGGAAATCAGAGACTTCAACCCTGGAACCATTTCATTCTGGATTGTTACTCATGGTTGGCAGAATTTTTCCGCTTTCAGCCCGACAATGACATTATGTATACtatgaaataatttgttttcaaaggCATTTTCCCCTCTGCTGTAAAACCAGGAGACAGACTGGAGAATACTGTAGGTTTTGTGCTCCTGGCTGAGCTAACCCATTTTATTGCTGTCTGAATTCCAAGAGGGTGTCCCATCTGTGATTAAGAGCAGAAAATCCTCCCACATTGAAGGACACAGAACCTGTCTTTCAAATAAGTAAAGGACCGATTTTACTGGGatatttttcagaaaagcaaGGTTGGGTTTTACCCCACAGCCAAGTGGCAGTTGTCAACCTGTTTGGGAGGCTGCCTCTTTCACTAGCTGAAACGCTGCCCGAGGCTTTTTCCAGATTCCACCGACAGCCTCCACCCCCGCCTCCAAGAATGAAGGAGGGTGGGAGAACTATTCCCAACTACTTTTGCTCCCAGCAACATTACCAAAATTGTGAAGCTACCTTGTTCCAGGCTCCCTCCGGGCATCACAGCAAAAAGACTGACAACCAAAAAGAGGGGCTCAGCTTTAAGGGCAGGCTCCTCACCGTCCTACACCCCGAAAACGCTCGTCGGGCTAACACACCTGCTAATTCCTGAGGCTCCTCCCAGCTCCCCCAGATCTCCCCGAAGATCTGAAGCCTCGCTTGGTGCCACGCGCCCCATCCCGAACACCCCTTCTGGCCGCGTGCACAGCATACTTTCAGACCTTGGGGACTCGCAGTGCAGTCCCTCCAAGGGGCTGTGGGCCCAAAGGACAGCGACAGGGCTAAAACTCCGACGCCGGCAAACAGCAGACCCTCCAACTGCCCCGGCCGGGGCCCGGGAGGGGCCAACGCGCCCAGCCCCGGGGCCAACAGGCGGCGTCCGGCCGTTGCCATGGCCACGGTGCGCGTTGGGACCGCGCACGCACCCCGCGCGCGCCGGGAGCCAATCGGCAGCCGGTCCGGGCGTTGCCATGGCCACGGCGTGTGTTAGggccgcgcgcgcgcgcccggCGGGGGCGAGCCGGCCCAGCTGCCCCGGGGCCCGGGGACCTCGCGCCCCCCGACAGCCGCCGCGGCCCGATTCCCGAGCGCCCGGCATGAACCGCAAGAAGCTGCAGAAGCTGACCGACACCTTAACTAAAAATTGCAAGCACTGTAAGTAAGAATGGAGCGAGTGCCGGGCGAGCAGAGCTCCTGGCCAGGGCGCAGGTCCAGCCCGGCACTAGTGTCCGCGGCTCGGCCCGCTTTCGGGCTCCAGTCTGAATGCCCGTGGAGCCCCACTTTCCGTGCCCTCAGGAGAAGTCTGGAAGGGAATCCCCGGGGCTACCTCGAGCCGCCTACCCACGCTTGCCCATGACTTAAGGACCAGTACGCAGGTATCCGGGCGTCTGGCACTACACCCCCGTGTAG harbors:
- the LOC113594693 gene encoding uncharacterized protein LOC113594693, whose protein sequence is MPGARESGRGGCRGARGPRAPGQLGRLAPAGRARAALTHAVAMATPGPAADWLPARAGCVRGPNAHRGHGNGRTPPVGPGAGRVGPSRAPAGAVGGSAVCRRRSFSPVAVLWAHSPLEGLHCESPRSESMLCTRPEGVFGMGRVAPSEASDLRGDLGELGGASGISRLPAGPSWERASISGENVDGHVQMCFCRHHTLRACWPFQKVQAAPPSLLCTSCLIHWLSHPLAVPTSPCISLLSSIASFSKPSTRLPGGFALIQLCLPSAP